The following proteins are encoded in a genomic region of Streptococcus constellatus subsp. constellatus:
- a CDS encoding ABC transporter ATP-binding protein: MKEKSPTAILWELAHDEHPKLKTSVFIASIGVLAGIVPYIAASRILVYLVNGIEDSKVYLMWLGIGLLSYALKSILYSLALSVSHKATFSVLKDIRLRMLDKLPKMPLGEIINIPSGNLKQIIVDQVESMEKPLAHLLPEMTSNILGSLSIFIYLLFLDWRMALLSLVSIPLGMFFMGLVMKNYAAQYEGSVKVSREMNSAIVEYVNGIEVIKTFNQDKRSYAKYKDKVIANAKYFYEWMRSCQLPVSLSKNISPTTMITILPVGWYFYINGSLSIETFIVVIILSLGIAGPLLETMNFVDGLAKIGTIANSINSILEGKEQIHSNVDVKINKYDIALQDVKFGYEEGKEILHGVSLNIEEGTTIAFVGPSGSGKSTLAKLIAGYWDINTGSIKIGGYNLQEIPLKQLYSLVAFVSQDNFLFNESIRENIRMGNPSASDKEVENIAKKSGCHDFIMNMEKGYDTVVGSSGSHISGGERQRISIARAMLKKSPIVILDEATSYIDPENEVIIKEALSKLIQNKTVIVIAHRLSTITDVQQIFFVENGELISHGKHNELMEDCELYKKMWNAHIGVKDGEIKC, translated from the coding sequence ATGAAAGAAAAAAGTCCTACTGCAATATTGTGGGAGCTTGCACATGATGAACATCCAAAATTAAAGACATCAGTATTTATAGCGAGTATTGGTGTTTTAGCGGGGATTGTTCCATACATTGCGGCAAGTCGCATTTTAGTTTATTTAGTGAATGGAATTGAAGACAGCAAGGTTTATCTTATGTGGCTTGGCATAGGCTTGCTATCATATGCTTTGAAATCAATTTTATATTCTTTAGCATTATCAGTATCTCATAAAGCGACTTTTAGTGTACTAAAAGATATTCGTTTAAGAATGCTTGATAAACTTCCAAAGATGCCATTGGGAGAAATAATAAATATTCCAAGCGGTAATTTAAAGCAAATTATAGTCGATCAGGTCGAAAGTATGGAGAAACCTCTTGCACACTTATTACCTGAAATGACATCCAATATATTAGGCTCTTTGAGTATATTCATATATTTGTTATTTCTTGACTGGAGAATGGCGTTATTGTCATTAGTTTCTATTCCTTTAGGAATGTTTTTCATGGGACTTGTGATGAAAAACTACGCTGCTCAGTATGAAGGATCTGTAAAAGTTAGTCGTGAAATGAACTCGGCAATTGTGGAGTATGTTAACGGAATAGAAGTGATCAAAACCTTCAATCAGGATAAAAGGTCATATGCAAAATATAAAGATAAGGTTATTGCAAATGCAAAGTATTTCTATGAATGGATGAGAAGCTGTCAACTTCCTGTGTCTTTATCAAAAAATATATCGCCTACTACAATGATAACAATCCTTCCGGTTGGCTGGTATTTTTACATCAATGGAAGTTTGAGTATAGAAACATTTATAGTAGTTATTATTTTGTCGTTAGGAATTGCAGGACCTTTACTTGAAACGATGAATTTTGTTGATGGTCTTGCAAAGATAGGAACTATTGCAAATTCTATTAATTCAATTTTAGAAGGAAAAGAGCAAATTCATTCCAATGTTGATGTGAAAATAAACAAATATGATATTGCTCTGCAAGATGTGAAGTTTGGATATGAAGAAGGAAAGGAAATTCTTCATGGAGTGTCGTTAAACATAGAAGAAGGGACAACGATAGCTTTTGTTGGACCGAGCGGTAGTGGAAAGTCAACTTTGGCAAAACTGATAGCAGGATATTGGGACATAAATACAGGAAGCATAAAAATTGGTGGATATAATCTCCAAGAGATTCCTCTTAAACAGTTATATAGCTTAGTAGCATTTGTTTCTCAAGACAATTTCCTTTTTAATGAAAGCATTAGGGAAAACATACGAATGGGAAATCCAAGTGCAAGTGATAAAGAAGTTGAAAATATTGCAAAGAAGTCAGGCTGCCATGATTTTATTATGAATATGGAAAAAGGCTATGACACAGTTGTCGGAAGCAGTGGTAGCCATATTTCCGGAGGAGAAAGACAAAGAATCTCAATAGCAAGAGCAATGCTTAAAAAATCCCCGATAGTGATATTGGATGAAGCAACTTCATATATTGATCCGGAGAATGAGGTGATTATCAAAGAAGCTCTATCAAAATTGATACAAAATAAAACTGTTATCGTTATTGCACACAGGTTATCAACAATAACAGATGTTCAACAAATCTTTTTTGTTGAGAATGGAGAGCTTATTTCACATGGTAAACATAACGAGTTAATGGAAGATTGTGAGCTATATAAAAAAATGTGGAATGCTCATATTGGAGTAAAGGATGGTGAAATAAAATGCTAA
- a CDS encoding ATP-binding cassette domain-containing protein: protein MKDIVDKLCVIENKTFKEYTKEYFSDDFFVRVSEKHNLRNFNEIFKSDFLNRQYEKVDMLQKNTPSNFVNESITCLHFKKTYDKNTIFDFSVSFNTGINFIIGQNGVGKSTFINLLMGTIKGKGEVFYKGEKLKKRYENIFAVMQDVNYQLFTESVWQEIGTVTKQDNLKNEALRKVHLFNKKEMHPSSLSGGEKQRLLLAMSMVSQKPIIVFDEPTSGLCKMQMDILIGFLNQMVEQGKTIIIITHDFEFIKQCDGAIYEFLK, encoded by the coding sequence TTGAAAGACATTGTAGACAAGCTGTGTGTAATAGAAAATAAAACTTTTAAAGAATACACGAAAGAATATTTTAGTGATGATTTCTTTGTAAGAGTTTCAGAAAAACATAATTTAAGAAATTTCAATGAAATTTTTAAGAGTGATTTCTTAAATAGACAATATGAAAAAGTAGATATGTTACAAAAAAATACTCCATCAAACTTTGTTAATGAATCAATAACATGTCTACATTTCAAAAAAACATACGATAAGAATACAATTTTTGATTTTAGTGTTTCTTTTAATACCGGGATAAATTTCATTATTGGACAAAACGGTGTTGGGAAAAGTACTTTTATCAATTTACTTATGGGAACTATAAAAGGCAAGGGAGAAGTTTTTTATAAGGGAGAAAAGCTCAAAAAACGGTACGAGAATATCTTTGCAGTCATGCAAGATGTTAATTATCAACTTTTCACAGAATCTGTATGGCAGGAAATTGGAACAGTTACAAAACAGGATAATTTGAAAAATGAAGCCTTAAGAAAGGTACATTTATTTAATAAAAAAGAAATGCACCCAAGTTCGTTATCAGGTGGTGAAAAACAGAGATTGTTGCTTGCTATGTCTATGGTAAGTCAAAAACCAATCATAGTGTTTGATGAGCCAACGAGTGGACTTTGCAAAATGCAAATGGATATTTTGATTGGATTTTTAAATCAAATGGTAGAGCAAGGAAAAACTATTATTATAATCACGCATGATTTTGAATTTATAAAACAATGCGATGGTGCAATATATGAATTTTTGAAATGA
- a CDS encoding tyrosine-type recombinase/integrase has protein sequence MSEKRRDNKGRILKTGESQRKDGRYLYKYIDSFGEPQFVYSWKLVATDRVPAGKRDCISLREKIAELQKDIHDGIDVVGKKMTLCQLYAKQNAQRPKVRKNTETGRKYLMDILKKDKLGVRSIDSIKPSDAKEWAIRMSENGYAYQTINNYKRSLKASFYIAIQDDCVRKNPFDFQLKAVLDDDTVPKTVLTEEQEEKLLAFAKADKTYSKNYDEILILLKTGLRISEFGGLTLPDLDFENRLVNIDHQLLRDTEIGYYIETPKTKSGERQVPMVEEAYQAFKRVLANRKNDKRVEIDGYSDFLFLNRKNYPKVASDYNGMMKGLVKKYNKYNEDKLPHITPHSLRHTFCTNYANAGMNPKALQYIMGHANIAMTLNYYAHATFDSAMAEMKRLNKEKQQERLVA, from the coding sequence ATGTCAGAAAAAAGACGTGACAATAAAGGTCGAATCTTAAAGACTGGAGAGAGCCAACGAAAAGACGGAAGATACTTATACAAATATATAGATTCATTTGGAGAACCGCAATTTGTTTACTCGTGGAAACTTGTGGCTACAGACCGAGTACCAGCAGGAAAGCGTGATTGTATCTCACTTAGAGAGAAAATCGCAGAGTTACAGAAAGACATTCATGATGGTATTGATGTTGTAGGAAAGAAAATGACACTCTGCCAGCTTTACGCAAAACAGAACGCTCAAAGACCAAAGGTTAGAAAAAACACTGAAACTGGACGCAAATATCTTATGGATATTTTGAAGAAAGACAAGTTAGGTGTAAGAAGTATTGACAGTATTAAGCCATCAGACGCTAAAGAATGGGCTATTAGAATGAGTGAAAATGGTTATGCTTATCAAACCATCAATAACTACAAACGTTCTTTAAAGGCTTCATTCTATATTGCTATACAAGATGATTGTGTTCGGAAGAATCCATTTGACTTTCAACTGAAAGCAGTTCTTGATGATGATACTGTCCCTAAGACCGTACTAACAGAAGAACAGGAAGAAAAACTGTTAGCCTTTGCAAAAGCTGATAAAACCTACAGCAAAAATTATGATGAAATTCTGATACTCTTAAAAACAGGTCTTCGTATTTCAGAGTTTGGTGGTTTGACACTTCCAGATTTAGATTTTGAGAATCGTCTTGTCAATATAGACCATCAGCTATTGAGAGATACTGAAATTGGGTACTACATTGAAACACCAAAGACCAAAAGTGGCGAACGTCAAGTTCCTATGGTTGAAGAAGCCTATCAAGCATTTAAGCGAGTGTTAGCGAATCGAAAGAATGATAAGCGTGTTGAGATTGATGGATATAGTGATTTTCTCTTTCTTAATAGAAAGAACTATCCAAAAGTGGCAAGTGATTACAACGGCATGATGAAAGGTCTTGTTAAGAAATACAATAAGTATAACGAGGATAAATTGCCACACATCACTCCACATAGTTTGCGACATACATTCTGTACCAACTATGCAAATGCAGGAATGAATCCAAAGGCATTACAGTACATTATGGGACATGCTAATATAGCCATGACGCTGAACTATTACGCACATGCAACATTCGATTCTGCAATGGCAGAAATGAAACGCTTGAATAAAGAGAAGCAACAGGAGCGTCTTGTTGCTTAG
- a CDS encoding excisionase, whose protein sequence is MKQTDIPIWERYTLTIEEASKYFRIGENKLRRLAEENKNANWLIMNGNRIQIKRKQFEKIIDTLDAI, encoded by the coding sequence ATGAAGCAGACTGACATTCCTATTTGGGAACGTTATACCCTAACCATTGAAGAAGCGTCAAAATATTTTCGTATTGGCGAAAACAAGCTACGACGCTTGGCAGAGGAAAATAAAAATGCAAATTGGCTGATTATGAATGGCAATCGTATTCAGATTAAACGAAAACAATTTGAAAAAATTATAGATACATTGGACGCAATCTAG
- a CDS encoding helix-turn-helix domain-containing protein has translation MKTQYPMIPFPLIVKATDADTEAINQILHHYRGYITKRSLRLMKDEYGNQSMVVDEVLRGRMETRLITKILSFEIK, from the coding sequence ATGAAAACACAATATCCTATGATTCCCTTTCCTCTCATTGTAAAGGCAACAGATGCCGATACCGAAGCGATTAACCAGATTCTACATCATTACAGAGGGTACATAACGAAGCGTTCCCTACGACTTATGAAAGATGAATATGGCAATCAAAGTATGGTCGTTGATGAAGTCTTACGTGGAAGAATGGAAACCAGACTGATTACAAAGATTTTGTCATTTGAAATTAAGTAA
- a CDS encoding sigma-70 family RNA polymerase sigma factor — MKPSSFQTTIENQFDYICKRAMEDERKNYMLYLSRIAKREVSFSDVGDYLVSQFATTDNYSTDFQIFTLNGLSVGVENDLLSEALRELPDKKREILLLFYFMDMSDSEIADLLKLNRSTVYRHRTSGLALIKKFMEEFEE, encoded by the coding sequence ATGAAACCATCTTCTTTTCAGACCACAATAGAAAATCAGTTTGACTATATCTGTAAACGTGCTATGGAAGACGAGCGAAAGAATTATATGCTTTATCTTTCAAGGATTGCAAAGCGTGAGGTGTCCTTTTCGGATGTTGGCGATTATCTTGTTAGCCAGTTTGCGACAACAGATAACTATTCAACTGACTTTCAGATTTTTACACTCAATGGGTTATCAGTAGGCGTTGAAAATGATTTGTTGAGTGAAGCATTACGTGAGTTGCCAGACAAGAAACGTGAAATTCTACTGCTGTTTTACTTTATGGACATGAGCGATTCAGAAATTGCAGACCTGTTGAAATTGAACCGTTCTACTGTCTATCGGCATAGAACCAGTGGACTAGCCTTAATTAAAAAGTTTATGGAGGAATTTGAAGAATGA